CCGGATGCCGTCGTCGTTGGTCGCGCCCCAGACCCCCGCGTGCGTCGTGACGGCGAGGTCGAGGTCGCGTGCCACCTCGAACGCCGCCCGCTCGGGGAAGGCGGGGTCACCGGTCACGTCGAAGGCCATCTGCAGGCCGAGCAAGTCGCTGCGCGGGAACCGCTCGACGAAGGCGCGGAAGTCCGGCGACGCCGACCACTCCCACGGCCCGGCCTGGATGTTGCCGTAGGCGAGGACGAAGCGTCCGGGGACGCTGCGCAGGGCGTCGACCGCGGCCTCCGCGTGCTCGACGCTCTGCAGCCCGTGCGACCAGTCGACCGTCGTCGTCACCCCGGCGTCGAGGGACTCCGCGGCGCTCAGCAGGTTGCCGGCCCGGATGTCCTCGGGGCGGAAGTGCCGTCCGTGCTCGAGGTAGTACCAGACGAAGTACTGGGTGAGAGTCCAGTCGGCGCCGTAGCCGCGCATGGCCGTCTGCCACATGTGCCGGTGGGTGTCGACCATCCCGGGCATGACGACGCCCCCGCTCGCGTCGACCTCCTCGGTCCCGGTCGGCACGTCGAGGGACGGCCCCACCGCCTCGACGCGGTCGCCGACGACGAGGACGTCGGTGTCGGGCAGGACGCTGCGGGCCAGGTCCATGGGCAGGACGGTGCCGCCGCGGAAGACGATGCCGGGGCTCGTGCCGTTCATGGGCAACTCCTTCGTCACCAGGGTGTGTGGGCGCCGTCCCGTCGTCGGACGAGTGTCCGCTCAGCGGTCGCCGGGACCAGGGTTCGCGCTGCTCCCCGCTCTGTCAAGCGGTCCGCCGTGGCGCCGCCCGACTGGCCGGACTACCGTCCGCTGGGCGGACACCCACCGCGGGTGTCGCCGGAGCCGGAGGTGCGACATGGAGGCGGCGGTCCTGCACGAGGCCGGGGGGACCCCCGTCCACGGCGCCCGGCCCGACCCGGCGGACAGCGACGGCGACGGCAGGACCCTCGTGCGCGTCTCGGCGGCACCGGTCGCCCCGCTGGACGTGCTCGCCGCCTCGGGGACCTCGTACTTCGGCGTGCCCGCCCTGCCGTACGTGCCGGGCGTCGCGGGGGTCGGCCGGGTCGTCCGCTCCGGCACGCACCCGGTCGGGGCTCGGGTGCACGTCTCGACGACCGCCGGCACCGGCGCGGGCGACGGGACCCTCGCCGAGCTCGTCGCGGTGCCCGACGCCTCCTGCACGGTCCTGCCCGAGGGGCCGCCCGACGACGCCACCGTCGCCGCCCTCGGCATGTCCGCCGTCGCGGCCTGGCACGCGCTGGTGGTCCGGGGTCGCCTGGTCGCCGGCGAGCGCGTGCTCGTGCTGGGGGCGGGCGGGACGGTCGGCCAGGTCGCGGTGCAGGTCGCCCGGCACGTGGGGGCCGCCACGGTCGTGGGCGCGGCCCGCTCGGCGGCCGGGCGCGAGCGGGCGCTCGCGCTCGGGGCCGACGCCGCACCCGACCTCGACGCCCTCGACGACCTGGCGGCCGCGGGCGGCGGGGCGTACGACCTCGTGCTCGACCCGCTCGGTGGCGCCCCCGCGACGGCCGCGGTCGGCGCGCTGGCCGTGGGGGGCCGGCTCGTCCACCTCGGCTCGTCGGCCGGACCGGAGGTCACCGTGCCGTCGGCGGTCCTGCGCAGCCGCGCGCTCGAGGTGCTCGGCCACACCAACACGCACCTGGGCCCGGAGCAGGTGGCGCACGCCCTGCTCGCGGTGCTCGCGGTGCCGGGCGTCACCGTCGCGCACGAGACGTCGCCGCTCGCCGAGGTCGGCACCGCCTGGCGGCGGCAGGCCGGTGGCACGGCGACCGCCCGTCAGGTGGTCCTCGTCGGCCGAGGCGACCTCAGCCGGAGCGGGTGAGCACGAGGAGCGTGACGTCGTCGTCCACGTGCCCCGGCGCGGTCCGGGCGCGCACGTCGTCGGCCCCGCGACCGGTCACCAGCGCCGAGCGGAGGAGGGCGACGCCGTCACCGAAGGACCGGTCGCGCCGCTCGACGAGGCCGTCGGTGTAGAGCACGAGGCTCTCGCCCCGGGCGAGCTCGACGGGCGTGCTGGGCGATGGTCCGAGCCGCAGCCCCAGCGGCGGCGAGGTGTCGACCACCACCTCCTCCGTGCTGCCGTCCGCGCGCCGGCGCAGCGGTGGCGGGTGCCCGACGCTCACCAGCTCGCAGCGCCCGGACGCCCGGTCCAGGCACACCAGGACGAGGGTCGCCA
This DNA window, taken from Aquipuribacter sp. SD81, encodes the following:
- a CDS encoding quinone oxidoreductase family protein gives rise to the protein MEAAVLHEAGGTPVHGARPDPADSDGDGRTLVRVSAAPVAPLDVLAASGTSYFGVPALPYVPGVAGVGRVVRSGTHPVGARVHVSTTAGTGAGDGTLAELVAVPDASCTVLPEGPPDDATVAALGMSAVAAWHALVVRGRLVAGERVLVLGAGGTVGQVAVQVARHVGAATVVGAARSAAGRERALALGADAAPDLDALDDLAAAGGGAYDLVLDPLGGAPATAAVGALAVGGRLVHLGSSAGPEVTVPSAVLRSRALEVLGHTNTHLGPEQVAHALLAVLAVPGVTVAHETSPLAEVGTAWRRQAGGTATARQVVLVGRGDLSRSG